A window of Pseudomonadota bacterium contains these coding sequences:
- the larC gene encoding nickel pincer cofactor biosynthesis protein LarC, with product MERILYIDCFSGISGDMLLGAFLDLGFPEELLRQTLKPFGLDQTFKLIINKTSRHKIAALKIDFPEITDHGMGLPHTHFREICQAIESAPLKQEIKKLGLDIFRQLAIAESKVHQVDIDKVHFHEVGGIDSIADIMGIAAALHWCDAGRIIAPAVPLGTGFIHCQHGELPLPVPAVSELLREIPVIHTGIPAELVTPTGAAVLKTIVTEFQPQGYRSPWIVETTGYGAGSRDLAQRPNLLRLQLGHKVITESDSISAGYPLETICLLETAIDDMTPEQVGALQEELLAAGAVDVIIHQVLMKKNRPGYVIQLVVPVENEIKMVDHLFLHSSTLGIRRGNVSRYLLERTIEKIDTPLGPVRLKIARNRRKIILNIKPEYEDVLTLAKKHHLSLSQVEQNIMAHYRFVSNHGS from the coding sequence ATGGAACGAATACTTTATATTGACTGCTTTTCCGGTATCAGTGGCGATATGCTGCTGGGAGCCTTTCTTGATCTTGGTTTTCCCGAAGAACTTTTGCGGCAAACACTCAAGCCTTTCGGTCTGGATCAGACATTTAAGCTGATCATCAATAAAACCAGCCGGCACAAAATTGCGGCGCTAAAGATTGATTTTCCGGAAATCACAGACCATGGAATGGGATTGCCTCACACTCATTTCAGAGAAATATGTCAGGCAATTGAATCAGCACCCTTGAAGCAGGAAATCAAAAAGCTGGGTCTGGATATTTTCCGCCAGCTGGCAATTGCCGAGAGCAAGGTCCATCAGGTAGATATCGATAAAGTGCATTTCCACGAAGTGGGGGGGATTGATTCCATTGCCGACATTATGGGTATAGCCGCCGCCCTGCATTGGTGTGATGCCGGCCGAATTATCGCCCCCGCCGTTCCTCTGGGAACCGGATTTATTCATTGTCAGCATGGAGAATTACCGCTCCCGGTTCCGGCGGTCAGCGAGTTGCTGCGTGAAATCCCGGTCATTCATACCGGCATCCCGGCCGAACTGGTCACTCCGACGGGAGCAGCGGTATTAAAAACTATAGTCACTGAATTTCAACCTCAAGGCTATCGTTCTCCCTGGATTGTTGAAACAACAGGTTATGGTGCCGGTTCCCGCGATTTAGCTCAACGGCCAAATTTACTGCGTTTGCAGCTTGGTCATAAAGTGATAACTGAGAGTGATTCAATCTCAGCTGGTTATCCCCTGGAAACTATCTGTCTCCTGGAAACAGCCATTGATGACATGACTCCGGAACAAGTTGGCGCGCTCCAGGAAGAATTGCTGGCTGCCGGGGCGGTAGATGTTATCATCCACCAGGTCCTGATGAAAAAAAATCGTCCAGGTTATGTCATTCAGCTTGTGGTGCCGGTGGAAAATGAAATAAAAATGGTTGATCATTTATTTCTTCATAGCAGTACTTTAGGTATCAGGAGAGGTAATGTCAGTCGTTACCTGCTTGAGAGAACCATAGAAAAAATTGATACCCCTCTGGGGCCTGTACGATTGAAAATTGCCCGCAACCGCCGGAAAATTATTTTGAATATCAAACCTGAATATGAAGATGTACTGACCTTAGCCAAAAAACATCATCTGAGCCTCTCCCAGGTGGAGCAAAATATTATGGCTCATTATCGTTTTGTTTCCAATCATGGATCTTGA
- the fusA gene encoding elongation factor G, with amino-acid sequence MKKSLNKLRNIGIAAHIDAGKTTITERILYCTGVTHKIGEVHDGSAIMDWMEQEQQRGITITSAATTCEWNKHTITIIDTPGHVDFTVEVERSLRVLDGMVAVFCAVGGVEPQSETIWHQANRYHVPRIAFINKMDRLGSNFAAVLEQMRDKLNALPIAIQFPVGREAEFSGIIDLLTMEYLSWQKADDMLAFSRIPIPAELVAEAEHWRHKLWEQVAEYDDQLFEDYLEGKELPAEQVKKVIRQMTIEHGYIPVLCGSGLKNKGIQPLMDAIIDFLPAPDEVLPVSGINPLNQEQESRLAAPGEPLTALLYKVAMIEGRRLSYLRIYAGTISPGQDLYNPRLKSSEKVARLFQMQAHKKNRIKEAGPGEIVAVMGLKRSVTGDTLCESKHPLLLEGMEFTRPVISAAIEPKLNSDQDKLWDVLLKISDEDPTFNVKIDDETGQMLISGMGELHLEIIQDRLATEYNLETNLGKPQVLYQESITASASESAQFERIDEDEKEKQFARITVTVVPRKRETGNIITIADEIKSFPERLLEAVNEGVEESLNVGVAHGYPLVDVSVHIEAIEGESSNFTKVALKISAANAVCQALQKAHPVLLEPTMNVDIVVPPEYVGEVIGDLNARGGKVNTIEPQDLYTTINALAPLRSLFGYTTTLRSATKGKGSFTMKFFGYDQSNTK; translated from the coding sequence ATGAAAAAATCTCTGAACAAATTAAGGAATATCGGCATTGCCGCCCACATTGATGCGGGGAAAACCACCATTACTGAACGCATCCTTTACTGCACCGGTGTAACCCATAAAATTGGTGAGGTTCATGATGGCTCAGCTATAATGGATTGGATGGAACAGGAACAGCAGCGGGGAATTACAATTACTTCCGCTGCCACTACCTGTGAATGGAATAAACATACCATCACCATTATCGATACGCCTGGACACGTTGATTTCACTGTTGAGGTCGAGCGAAGCCTGAGAGTCCTTGATGGTATGGTCGCTGTTTTCTGTGCCGTTGGCGGGGTGGAGCCACAGTCGGAAACCATCTGGCACCAGGCAAATCGCTACCATGTTCCCCGCATTGCCTTTATTAACAAGATGGACCGGCTGGGCAGTAATTTTGCCGCAGTCCTGGAACAAATGCGGGACAAACTTAACGCCCTTCCTATTGCCATACAGTTTCCGGTTGGCCGTGAAGCTGAATTCAGCGGCATCATTGATCTGCTGACAATGGAATATCTGTCCTGGCAGAAAGCTGATGACATGCTGGCCTTTTCCCGGATTCCTATTCCAGCAGAATTAGTTGCTGAGGCCGAACACTGGCGGCACAAATTATGGGAGCAGGTAGCAGAGTATGATGATCAATTATTTGAGGACTACTTGGAAGGGAAGGAGTTGCCGGCTGAGCAAGTGAAAAAAGTCATTCGACAAATGACCATAGAGCATGGATATATTCCGGTTCTCTGTGGCAGTGGCTTGAAAAACAAAGGAATCCAGCCGCTGATGGATGCAATTATTGATTTCCTGCCGGCTCCAGATGAGGTGCTGCCGGTAAGTGGAATAAATCCCCTGAACCAGGAGCAGGAAAGTCGGCTGGCGGCTCCAGGGGAACCTCTAACGGCTTTACTGTATAAGGTTGCCATGATTGAAGGCCGCCGGCTTTCCTATCTGCGCATTTACGCCGGGACCATCAGCCCGGGACAGGATTTATATAATCCCAGATTGAAATCCAGTGAGAAGGTTGCCCGTCTGTTCCAGATGCAGGCACATAAAAAAAATCGTATCAAGGAAGCAGGTCCTGGAGAGATTGTTGCGGTTATGGGTCTTAAACGCAGTGTTACCGGTGATACTCTTTGTGAGAGCAAACATCCATTGCTGCTTGAAGGCATGGAGTTTACCAGACCGGTCATCTCTGCCGCCATTGAACCAAAATTAAACAGCGATCAGGATAAACTCTGGGATGTGCTGCTGAAAATAAGTGATGAAGATCCGACCTTTAATGTCAAAATTGATGATGAAACCGGCCAGATGCTGATTTCTGGTATGGGTGAACTTCATCTTGAAATCATTCAGGATCGTCTGGCAACGGAATATAATCTCGAGACCAACCTTGGCAAACCGCAGGTACTCTATCAGGAATCCATCACCGCTTCAGCATCAGAATCAGCCCAATTTGAACGCATTGATGAGGATGAAAAAGAAAAACAATTTGCCAGAATAACCGTAACCGTTGTTCCCCGTAAACGTGAAACAGGAAATATAATTACCATTGCGGATGAAATTAAAAGTTTTCCTGAACGCCTGCTGGAAGCCGTCAACGAGGGAGTGGAGGAATCGCTTAACGTCGGTGTTGCTCATGGTTATCCATTGGTTGATGTCTCAGTTCATATCGAAGCTATTGAAGGAGAATCATCAAATTTCACCAAAGTAGCGCTGAAGATTTCCGCTGCCAATGCCGTTTGCCAGGCATTACAGAAAGCTCATCCGGTTTTACTTGAACCAACTATGAATGTTGATATTGTTGTTCCTCCTGAATATGTGGGCGAAGTAATTGGAGATCTCAATGCCCGTGGCGGCAAGGTTAACACGATTGAACCCCAGGATTTATATACTACCATTAACGCCCTTGCCCCCCTTCGCAGTTTGTTTGGTTATACTACAACTTTGCGTTCAGCAACCAAAGGAAAAGGAAGCTTTACCATGAAGTTTTTTGGCTATGACCAGAGCAACACTAAATGA
- the mtnP gene encoding S-methyl-5'-thioadenosine phosphorylase: MNKIGIIGGSGLYEMDGLSDIKEIDIETPFGSPSAPLITGRLGDTEMVFLPRHGLGHTILPAEINFRANIYALKQLGVQRILSISAVGSMKEEIKPGDMVIVDQFIDRTSGRPATFFGDGIVAHIPFAEPVCPELRQSFQASCQSLDINYHSQGTYLCINGPQFSTRAESNLYRQWNVDVIGMTNMPEARLAREAQICYATLALATDYDCWKDDHDDVSVDAVLEIIQENVEKARKIIREMILKIPPVIGCSCPHALENTILTHPDQITAAARKKLGAILPE, encoded by the coding sequence ATGAATAAAATCGGCATTATTGGTGGCAGCGGCCTTTATGAGATGGATGGCCTGAGTGACATTAAAGAAATAGATATTGAAACTCCATTCGGCAGTCCATCGGCTCCATTGATTACCGGCCGTTTGGGTGATACGGAAATGGTTTTTCTGCCGCGACATGGGTTGGGACATACAATTTTACCCGCAGAGATTAATTTTCGTGCCAACATCTACGCCCTGAAACAACTCGGCGTCCAGCGAATCCTATCTATCAGTGCAGTCGGCAGTATGAAAGAGGAAATCAAACCGGGAGATATGGTGATTGTCGATCAATTCATTGATCGAACCAGTGGCCGGCCAGCCACATTTTTCGGCGATGGAATTGTTGCCCATATTCCTTTTGCTGAACCGGTTTGTCCTGAACTGAGGCAATCTTTTCAGGCTAGCTGCCAGTCCCTGGATATCAATTATCATTCGCAGGGCACCTATCTGTGTATTAACGGTCCACAATTTTCCACCCGGGCGGAATCCAACCTTTATCGTCAGTGGAATGTTGATGTCATCGGCATGACCAATATGCCCGAAGCACGATTAGCCCGTGAAGCTCAGATATGCTATGCGACTCTGGCTCTGGCCACCGATTACGATTGCTGGAAAGATGACCATGACGATGTCAGTGTTGATGCGGTACTGGAGATTATCCAGGAAAATGTAGAAAAGGCCAGGAAAATTATCCGGGAAATGATCTTAAAAATTCCTCCGGTAATCGGCTGTTCCTGTCCCCATGCTCTGGAAAATACCATCCTGACCCATCCTGATCAGATTACCGCCGCAGCCAGGAAAAAGTTGGGTGCTATTTTGCCGGAATAA
- a CDS encoding FxsA family protein, producing MLLKLFLAFTLIPIVEIYFLIELGRIIGPLSTIALVLGTGFAGAWLARQQGMQTMFRVRNNLQQGIMPAEDLLDGFLILIAGIVLLTPGLLTDCTGILLLIPAVRFRFKRYLRKKFDEWINTHEVHIIS from the coding sequence ATGCTGCTTAAACTGTTTCTGGCTTTTACTCTCATTCCGATTGTAGAAATTTACTTTTTGATTGAGCTGGGACGTATTATTGGTCCTTTGAGTACCATTGCCCTGGTTCTGGGTACCGGTTTTGCCGGGGCCTGGCTGGCTCGACAGCAGGGAATGCAAACCATGTTCCGGGTAAGGAATAATTTGCAGCAGGGGATTATGCCGGCGGAGGATTTATTGGACGGTTTTCTGATCCTGATTGCCGGAATTGTTCTTTTAACTCCGGGACTGCTGACCGACTGTACGGGTATTCTCCTGCTGATTCCCGCTGTTCGTTTTCGCTTTAAACGTTATCTCAGAAAAAAGTTTGATGAATGGATAAATACCCATGAAGTACATATTATAAGTTAG
- a CDS encoding NAD-dependent deacylase, translating into MMPNNTIDSINRAISLLREAKRVVVLTGAGISVDSGIPAFRGSQGLWEHYDPQEYAHIDAFIANPGKVWRMLAEMLEVVFQARPNPAHQALADLETNGCLHSIITQNVDGLHQAAGSKKVIEFHGNTRRLICLSCGNQQKIKSSGDFSIPPLCPDCQAVMKPDVVFFGEAIPETAQNNAAVAATQADVMLVIGTSAVVYPVADLPLVTKRNGGKIIEINLEPSPLSKKISDLVIFDSASVVLPALVSGLREVNS; encoded by the coding sequence ATGATGCCAAACAATACCATTGATTCAATCAATCGAGCAATATCTCTGCTGCGGGAAGCCAAACGGGTAGTGGTGTTGACCGGCGCCGGAATTTCGGTGGACAGTGGTATTCCCGCGTTCAGGGGCAGCCAGGGACTATGGGAACACTATGATCCCCAGGAATATGCTCATATTGATGCTTTTATTGCCAACCCCGGGAAAGTATGGCGCATGCTGGCAGAAATGCTTGAGGTGGTGTTCCAGGCCAGACCAAATCCTGCACATCAGGCACTGGCAGATCTGGAAACCAATGGTTGTTTACATTCGATTATAACCCAGAATGTAGATGGACTGCACCAGGCGGCCGGCAGTAAAAAGGTTATCGAGTTTCATGGCAATACCAGAAGACTTATTTGTCTCTCATGTGGCAACCAACAGAAAATAAAATCATCGGGTGATTTTTCCATACCGCCCCTCTGTCCAGATTGTCAGGCGGTTATGAAGCCGGATGTGGTATTCTTCGGGGAGGCGATTCCCGAGACAGCTCAGAACAATGCCGCTGTTGCTGCTACTCAGGCCGATGTCATGCTGGTTATTGGTACTTCGGCAGTCGTTTATCCGGTAGCTGATCTTCCGCTGGTTACCAAAAGAAACGGCGGCAAGATTATCGAAATAAATCTTGAGCCTTCACCATTATCAAAAAAAATATCCGACCTGGTAATTTTTGATTCAGCCAGTGTTGTTTTGCCGGCACTGGTTTCCGGTTTACGTGAGGTGAATTCATAA